The Candidatus Dormiibacterota bacterium region GCAGGTCCACCACCTTCACGCCGACCTTCTGGCGCACCGCCTCGATCGTCATCTCCATGTCGAGCGTGGTCCCCTTCGCGGCGTGCTCGGAGGCGAGGCTCGCCAGGGCGATCATCTTCTTGAGCAGCGGCGACCAGGTCGTCGAGGTCGCCTTGCCGGCCTGGACGCTGCCGGCGTACACCGGGACCGCCGTCCGCGATGCCGTCGACGGCAC contains the following coding sequences:
- a CDS encoding glycine cleavage T C-terminal barrel domain-containing protein, which codes for EIGLGRLVHLDKENFIGRAPLVEESKSGPKRRLVGLEVDWTEVEKRYEEFGLTPSVPSTASRTAVPVYAGSVQAGKATSTTWSPLLKKMIALASLASEHAAKGTTLDMEMTIEAVRQKVGVKVVDLPFFNPPRKTATPV